Proteins encoded together in one Salvelinus namaycush isolate Seneca chromosome 26, SaNama_1.0, whole genome shotgun sequence window:
- the LOC120021259 gene encoding sine oculis-binding protein homolog, producing the protein MQRPQVTGGTPLQIPPQPVPKNRHPILLYSIQPLLRETVISKEGHPHPQPDSPQTCGTQGPGQSCWSLDVRVAVLLVIVAGALILILLYRLLQLRHRLRLAQAQHALEYYSFYHTATYTLKDPRLPQILPTNGDAIEVTPVANPMAPIVVTPVPPPPVSPPPTLPLPPPPILSLPPRLPPPPLLPPPLLPLSSSLSLPLPLPIIHTTPPSPHQSWGASSDAEVYSRIGAFRPSRLSSLSHSQVILFEHSSL; encoded by the coding sequence ATGCAGAGGCCACAGGTTACCGGTGGCACCCCGCTACAGATCCCACCACAGCCTGTACCCAAGAACAGGCACCCCATCCTCCTGTACTCCATCCAACCCTTACTGAGGGAGACAGTTATCAGTAAGGAAGGCCACCCCCATCCCCAGCCTGACTCCCCCCAAACCTGTGGCACTCAAGGCCCAGGCCAGAGCTGCTGGAGCCTGGATGTGAGAGTGGCTGTGCTGCTTGTGATCGTGGCTGGAGCTCTGATACTGATCCTGCTCTACAGACTCCTCCAGCTGAGGCACAGACTGAGGCTGGCCCAGGCTCAACATGCCCTGGAGTACTACAGTTTCTACCACACCGCCACCTACACCCTCAAGGACCCCAGGCTGCCCCAGATATTGCCCACAAATGGAGATGCTATAGAGGTCACCCCTGTGGCCAACCCTATGGCCCCTATTGTTGTCACCCCAGTACCACCTCCACCGGTCTCCCCACCACccactcttcccctccctccaccccccatATTGTCTCTACCCCCTCGCctacctccccctcctctacTGCCTCCACCccttctcccactctcttcctcactctctctccctctgcccctgcCCATCATCCACACCACCCCACCCAGCCCTCACCAGTCCTGGGGCGCCAGCTCGGATGCAGAGGTGTACTCTCGGATCGGAGCGTTCAGACCATCCAGGCTGTCCAGCCTCAGCCACTCACAGGTCATCCTGTTTGAACATTCCTCTCTCTGA